One genomic region from Branchiostoma lanceolatum isolate klBraLanc5 chromosome 7, klBraLanc5.hap2, whole genome shotgun sequence encodes:
- the LOC136439044 gene encoding b(0,+)-type amino acid transporter 1-like → MSDYELKERSPSGHGDSVNGAAKTPTSPTKGSAASSPMGKEDGSAVTPDVKVKTPDSDHQGVTMERKVGLISGVALIVGTMIGSGIFVSPKGVLRETGSVGPCLMIWLACGVLAMLGALAYAELGTAIPKSGAEYPYLWEAFGPIPAYLYSWTSVIVTRPSMLALISLSFADYATEPFYDIHCPAPDSVKKLLAVLLVLLITFANCWSVKLATSIQNFFTAAKLMAVVLLIIVGFVQLGFGNTEHLQIENSFPSGKSPSISAIGIAFYQGLWAYDGWNNLNFVTEEIKNPYVNLPRSIIVGIPLVTGCYLLVNIAYFTVMSPLELLESPAVAATLGTRTLGVMAWIIPLSVAFSTFGAANGTCFTSGRLCYVAAREGHMVSILSMVHVRRLTPSPALVFNAVLSVLMILPSNFDVLVNYFSFAAWMFYGGTFLGLIVLRFTKPDMPRPYKVPIIVAIVVTVASAYLVVAPVIFEPALEYLYALLFIFAGLLLYIPFVHYKVSPKWMDPITRQLQCIMDVVPTEQEPLG, encoded by the exons ATGTCGGACTACGAGTTGAAGGAGCGTTCCCCTTCGGGGCATGGCGACTCCGTGAACGGGGCCGCCAAGACCCCGACGTCCCCGACGAAAGGTTCGGCCGCATCGAGCCCGATGGGGAAGGAGGACGGCTCGGCGGTAACGCCCGATGTGAAGGTAAAGACTCCCGACAGCGACCACCAAGGCGTGACGATGGAGAGAAAAGTTGGTTTGATCAGCGGTGTGGCGCTCATTGTCGGGACGATGATCGGATCGGGCATTTTTGTGTCGCCGAAGGGAGTGTTGCGGGAGACCGGCAGCGTGGGGCCGTGTCTCATGATCTGGCTGGCGTGTGGGGTGCTGGCTATGCTCG GAGCGCTGGCGTATGCGGAACTGGGGACTGCCATCCCGAAGTCAGGGGCGGAGTACCCCTACCTGTGGGAAGCCTTCGGTCCCATCCCGGCCTACCTCTACTCTTGGACCTCTGTTATTGTCACTAG GCCTTCCATGTTGGCCCTCATCTCGCTGAGCTTCGCTGATTACGCCACGGAACCGTTCTACGATATCCACTGCCCTGCACCGGACAGCGTCAAGAAACTACTGGCAGTATTATTAGTGT TACTTATAACATTTGCCAACTGTTGGAGTGTGAAGCTAGCGACATCCATACAGAACTTCTTCACCGCCGCGAAACTAATGGCTGTTGTACTCCTAATCATTGTGGGCTTTGTTCAGTTAGGGTTCG GTAACACAGAGCACTTACAAATAGAGAACAGTTTCCCGTCAGGCAAAAGTCCGTCCATTTCAGCAATAGGCATAGCTTTCTACCAAGGTCTGTGGGCGTACGACGGATG gaaCAACTTGAATTTCGTCACAGAGGAGATCAAGAACCCCTACGT GAACCTGCCTCGGTCCATCATCGTCGGCATCCCGCTGGTCACAGGCTGCTACCTGCTGGTCAACATCGCCTACTTCACCGTCATGTCGCCTCTCGAGCTGCTGGAATCACCTGCAGTGGCGGCT ACGCTGGGTACTCGGACGCTGGGTGTAATGGCGTGGATAATACCGCTGTCAGTGGCGTTTTCTACCTTCGGGGCCGCCAACGGAACGTGCTTCACTTCAGGAAG GTTGTGCTACGTGGCTGCCCGTGAGGGTCACATGGTGTCCATCCTGTCCATGGTCCACGTCAGGCGGCTCACACCTTCACCTGCGCTCGTCTTCAAC GCTGTGCTATCTGTGCTGATGATTCTACCGTCCAACTTTGACGTCCTTGTGAACTACTTCAGCTTCGCGGCCTGGATGTTCTACGGCGGGACGTTCCTGGGCCTCATCGTCCTGCGCTTCACCAAACCAGACATGCCCAGACCGTACAAG GTCCCTATCATCGTCGCTATTGTCGTGACGGTGGCGTCAGCCTACCTGGTGGTGGCTCCCGTCATTTTTGAGCCAGCCCTGGAGTACCTGTACGCCCTACTCTTCATCTTCGCTGGGCTCCTGCTCTACATCCCCTTTGTACATTACAAGGTTTCGCCAAAGTGGATGG aCCCAATAACCAGGCAACTGCAGTGTATCATGGATGTGGTTCCAACCGAGCAGGAACCTCTCGGGTGA